The Comamonas sp. lk genome contains the following window.
AGTTTGAAGGGCAGCACGCGCACCAACCCCTCCTGCTCCAGCTGGGTCGCGATGTGTTGCGGATAGACCGCTAGAAAATCAGCTGTCTGCATCAGTCGGGTCGTCATGGACACGTCGCTGACCCGCACGCCTTTTGTAGGCGGGGCTTCTCCCAAGGCTCGAAACGCAGCTTGCAGGTGATAGAGCATTCGCCCACCCTGAACGGGCAAACACCAGGGATGCTCGGCCAACTCCTTGGCCGTAAGCCGCTTTTTCTCGAGCAAGGGGTGATTCACGCTGGCTACCACGAGCAGCGCTTGCTCGGCAATCATGGGCGCGCGGCACAAGGATTCCTGTTCAAAGCGCGGATCGTCGTAGGCAAACACCAGATCGAGTACACCTTCGTCGAGCTGATCGATCAGCTCCAGGATTCCGCCTTCCACGATGGTGATGTCCACATTCGGATGGCTCTCGCGGAATGCGCAAATAGCTTGCGCAACGTGGGCGTGTACCGAGGTCGTGCGAAAAGCCAGGCTGAGCTGGCCTTGCGTACCCTCCTTCATGGCTTGCAGCGACTCCGCCATGCGACCGAGTTGCCTGATGACGATGCTGGCGCCGTCCAGCATTTCCCTGCCAATTTCGGTCGGCCGCATTCCCCGGTGCCCACGTTCAAACAGGGGCATGCCCACAATCTCCTCCACTTCCGCCAGCGTCTTTGACACAGCCGCCGGGCTGACATGGAAATGCTCTGCCACCCTGGCTGCGGTGCGCAGTTCTCCCAGCGCCTGAATGACGCGCAAGTGACGGAGCTTCAGGCGTGCCAAAAGCGATTGGACGGGATGGACGGCAGACTGCATGAAATTCTCAGATGGTTAACCAAATGCTCAACACCTATCAATATTAATTCGCTTTTGGCTAAGAAGCGCCTGGACTATATTTTCCTGAACGCGAGCGAAATCATGCGAGCCAAGGAAATAAACATGCGCTTTGTCATTGCCCTGATGCGGCATGAAACCAATACCTTCTCCCCCATTGCCACGCCGCTCACGGCCTTTAACCGTGGCTCGGATACAAATGGACCTGCGGTTGGTGAAAATGCCATCCGCTCCTGCGAGGGCACGAACAATGCTGCTGCCGCCTTTATCGACATAGTGCGCAGGCAGGGTGACGAGTTCGTCATGCCGCTGTTGGGCAATGCCGTGCCCAGCGGGATTGTGACGGCCGAGGCCTTTGAATTCATGAGCGAGCGCATCGTGTCCGCGGTGCGTGAGGGATGCGATGCCGTGATGCTTGATCTGCATGGCGCAATGGTGGCCGAAGGCTTTCCGGACGCCGAAGGCGAGCTGCTCAGACGCATACGGGCTGTGGCACCCGAGATACCGATTGCGGTGGCGCTGGATTTTCACGCCAATTTCAGCGATGCCCTGGTGAGCAACGCAACGGCTATTGCCGGCTATTGCACCTATCCGCACGTAGACGTCTACGAAACCGGCGTGCGTGCCGCACGCACGCTGATGGCCAAGCTGCGAGGCGAGGTGCAGCCGGTCATCCTCAGTCGCACGCTGCCCATGCTCACCCACATGCTGCGCCAGTCCCCCAGGGAGCAGCCCATGAAGGACATCATGGACCGTGTCCTGGCCGCGGAGCTTGATGGCGAGGTGCTCAATGCTTCCGTGTTTGGCGGCTTTCCACTTTCGGACATTCCCCATGTCGGGCTGACCGTGCTGCTGGTAGCGGATGCCGGACGGCAGCAGGCGGCGCAGCAGTTGCTGGATGAGCTGACACAGATGGCCTGGGAGCGGCGCGCCGATTTTGTCTATCCCATCGAGCCGATGGCGGAGTCGGTGGCAAGCGCCAAGATGCTTGAGGGTGGGCCGATTGTTCTGGTGGATCATGGCGACAACTGCGGTGCAGGCGGGCCTACGGACCAGATGGCCGTGCTGGCGGAAGTGATGCGCCAGGGACTTGATGATGTGGTGGCCGGCCCTTTCTGCGACCCAGGTGCTGTAGCGCAAATGATAGCGGCAGGCGTAGGCCAGACCATCAGCCTGGAGGTGGGCGGCAAGACCGACATGCCTGCCATGAAGCTCAAGGGGCAACCTTTGACACTGACAGGGCGCGTGAAATGCATCACCGATGGCAACTACCAGGTCACCGGGCCCATGTTCACCGGCGTGCATCTCAGCCTGGGGCGGACTGCGGTTCTGGATATGGGCGGCATCCTGGTCATGGTTTGCGAGAAGCCGCAGGAGCCTTTTGACACGGGGGTGTTCACCCACGCCGGGATCGATCCGGCACGCAAGAAATACATTTTGATCAAGTCACGCCAGCACTTTCGCGCCGGCTTCGGTCCCATTGCCCAGCACATCGTGCTGGTGGCAGGGCCGGGTGTGTGCAGCTCTGACTACAAGCTGTTTCCTTTCGAGAACCTGCGCCGACCCATCTATCCGCTGGAGCTGGATACCGAGCTGGAATTCTCAGCGTCCTGACATTCCCTTCATAAAAACCAATCGAGGCAAATCCATGGAACGTTTTTTCTCCTTGCGCAAAGTGACTGCCATGCTGGCCGTTGCGTGTGCGGCAGTAGCCCCCGGCGTCGCTGCTG
Protein-coding sequences here:
- a CDS encoding LysR family transcriptional regulator; translation: MQSAVHPVQSLLARLKLRHLRVIQALGELRTAARVAEHFHVSPAAVSKTLAEVEEIVGMPLFERGHRGMRPTEIGREMLDGASIVIRQLGRMAESLQAMKEGTQGQLSLAFRTTSVHAHVAQAICAFRESHPNVDITIVEGGILELIDQLDEGVLDLVFAYDDPRFEQESLCRAPMIAEQALLVVASVNHPLLEKKRLTAKELAEHPWCLPVQGGRMLYHLQAAFRALGEAPPTKGVRVSDVSMTTRLMQTADFLAVYPQHIATQLEQEGLVRVLPFKLDRKVEQVVAIWNGALVSRSAAKAFRNFILSGQAAV
- a CDS encoding M81 family metallopeptidase, which translates into the protein MRFVIALMRHETNTFSPIATPLTAFNRGSDTNGPAVGENAIRSCEGTNNAAAAFIDIVRRQGDEFVMPLLGNAVPSGIVTAEAFEFMSERIVSAVREGCDAVMLDLHGAMVAEGFPDAEGELLRRIRAVAPEIPIAVALDFHANFSDALVSNATAIAGYCTYPHVDVYETGVRAARTLMAKLRGEVQPVILSRTLPMLTHMLRQSPREQPMKDIMDRVLAAELDGEVLNASVFGGFPLSDIPHVGLTVLLVADAGRQQAAQQLLDELTQMAWERRADFVYPIEPMAESVASAKMLEGGPIVLVDHGDNCGAGGPTDQMAVLAEVMRQGLDDVVAGPFCDPGAVAQMIAAGVGQTISLEVGGKTDMPAMKLKGQPLTLTGRVKCITDGNYQVTGPMFTGVHLSLGRTAVLDMGGILVMVCEKPQEPFDTGVFTHAGIDPARKKYILIKSRQHFRAGFGPIAQHIVLVAGPGVCSSDYKLFPFENLRRPIYPLELDTELEFSAS